From the Lepidochelys kempii isolate rLepKem1 chromosome 2, rLepKem1.hap2, whole genome shotgun sequence genome, one window contains:
- the EVX1 gene encoding homeobox even-skipped homolog protein 1 isoform X2 — translation MEPRKDMVMFLEGGQLGTLVGKRVSNLSEAVGSPVQEPQDKMIHRSCLSPRSGPLSSRERGRGEEEVEVLPGTGTVPESRSAAAAALLSAGQQLASEPISSKGQQSSSDTESDFYEEIEVSCTPDCATGNAEYQPSKGPCSEALAGGSPSSGGEPPKGSGGSGGSQGSLACNASDQMRRYRTAFTREQIARLEKEFYRENYVSRPRRCELAAALNLPETTIKVWFQNRRMKDKRQRLAMTWPHPADPAFYTYMMSHAAATGNLPYPFPSHLPLPYYSHMGIGATSASAATPFSTPLRPLDTFRVLSHPYPRPELLCAFRHPSLYPAPTHGLSSAGGSPCSCLACHSSQSNGLAQRPSGSDFTCSATTRTDSFLTFTPSVLSKATSVSMDQREEVPLTR, via the exons ATGGAACCCAGAAAGGATATGGTGATGTTTCTGGAAGGAGGTCAACTTGGCACTCTTGTTGGCAAGAGAGTCTCTAATTTGTCAGAAGCAGTGGGAAGCCCAGTCCAAGAACCGCAGGACAAGATGATCCATCGGAGTTGCCTGAGCCCGAGATCTGGCCCCTTATCCTCCCGAGAAAGGGGACgaggagaggaggaggtggaagtgctgccagggacagggacGGTCCCGGAGAGTCGCTCGGCGGCGGCAGCAGCTCTGCTCTCGGCCGGACAGCAGCTCGCCTCGGAGCCCATCTCTAGCAAAGGGCAACAGAGCAGCTCGGACACCGAGTCGGATTTCTATGAGGAAATCGAGGTGAGCTGCACCCCGGACTGCGCCACGGGAAACGCCGAGTACCAGCCCAGCAAAG GGCCGTGCTCGGAGGCTTTGGCCGGTGGCAGCCCCAGCAGCGGGGGGGAGCCCCCCAAGGGCAGCGGAGGCAGCGGCGGCTCCCAGGGTTCGCTGGCCTGCAACGCCAGCGATCAGATGCGCCGCTACCGTACCGCCTTCACCCGCGAGCAGATAGCCCGGCTGGAGAAGGAATTCTACCGGGAGAACTACGTGTCCAGGCCCAGAAGATGTGAACTGGCAGCTGCTTTAAATCTGCCAGAAACCACCATCAAG GTCTGGTTCCAGAACCGCAGGATGAAGGACAAGAGGCAGCGTTTGGCCATGACCTGGCCTCACCCAGCAGATCCGGCTTTTTACACGTACATGATGAGTCATGCAGCGGCAACTGGCAATCTTCCCTACCCCTTCCCATCCCACCTGCCCCTTCCTTACTACTCCCACATGGGCATTGGTGCCACCTCGGCCTCTGCTGCCACCCCTTTCAGTACCCCTCTGAGACCACTTGACACCTTTAGGGTCCTCTCTCATCCTTACCCTAGACCAGAACTGCTCTGTGCATTCAGGCATCCTTCTCTTTACCCTGCCCCAACTCATGGACTCAGTAGTGCTGGAGGCAGCCCTTGTTCATGCTTGGCTTGCCACAGCAGCCAGTCCAATGGACTGGCACAGAGACCTTCAGGATCAGACTTTACCTGTTCAGCCACAACCAGGACTGACTCTTTTCTCACTTTCACACCCTCGGTGCTGAGCAAAGCAACCTCAGTATCCATGGACCAGCGGGAAGAAGTACCTTTAACAAGATAA
- the EVX1 gene encoding homeobox even-skipped homolog protein 1 isoform X1, translating into MEPRKDMVMFLEGGQLGTLVGKRVSNLSEAVGSPVQEPQDKMIHRSCLSPRSGPLSSRERGRGEEEVEVLPGTGTVPESRSAAAAALLSAGQQLASEPISSKGQQSSSDTESDFYEEIEVSCTPDCATGNAEYQPHCAGPCSEALAGGSPSSGGEPPKGSGGSGGSQGSLACNASDQMRRYRTAFTREQIARLEKEFYRENYVSRPRRCELAAALNLPETTIKVWFQNRRMKDKRQRLAMTWPHPADPAFYTYMMSHAAATGNLPYPFPSHLPLPYYSHMGIGATSASAATPFSTPLRPLDTFRVLSHPYPRPELLCAFRHPSLYPAPTHGLSSAGGSPCSCLACHSSQSNGLAQRPSGSDFTCSATTRTDSFLTFTPSVLSKATSVSMDQREEVPLTR; encoded by the exons ATGGAACCCAGAAAGGATATGGTGATGTTTCTGGAAGGAGGTCAACTTGGCACTCTTGTTGGCAAGAGAGTCTCTAATTTGTCAGAAGCAGTGGGAAGCCCAGTCCAAGAACCGCAGGACAAGATGATCCATCGGAGTTGCCTGAGCCCGAGATCTGGCCCCTTATCCTCCCGAGAAAGGGGACgaggagaggaggaggtggaagtgctgccagggacagggacGGTCCCGGAGAGTCGCTCGGCGGCGGCAGCAGCTCTGCTCTCGGCCGGACAGCAGCTCGCCTCGGAGCCCATCTCTAGCAAAGGGCAACAGAGCAGCTCGGACACCGAGTCGGATTTCTATGAGGAAATCGAGGTGAGCTGCACCCCGGACTGCGCCACGGGAAACGCCGAGTACCAGCC CCACTGTGCAGGGCCGTGCTCGGAGGCTTTGGCCGGTGGCAGCCCCAGCAGCGGGGGGGAGCCCCCCAAGGGCAGCGGAGGCAGCGGCGGCTCCCAGGGTTCGCTGGCCTGCAACGCCAGCGATCAGATGCGCCGCTACCGTACCGCCTTCACCCGCGAGCAGATAGCCCGGCTGGAGAAGGAATTCTACCGGGAGAACTACGTGTCCAGGCCCAGAAGATGTGAACTGGCAGCTGCTTTAAATCTGCCAGAAACCACCATCAAG GTCTGGTTCCAGAACCGCAGGATGAAGGACAAGAGGCAGCGTTTGGCCATGACCTGGCCTCACCCAGCAGATCCGGCTTTTTACACGTACATGATGAGTCATGCAGCGGCAACTGGCAATCTTCCCTACCCCTTCCCATCCCACCTGCCCCTTCCTTACTACTCCCACATGGGCATTGGTGCCACCTCGGCCTCTGCTGCCACCCCTTTCAGTACCCCTCTGAGACCACTTGACACCTTTAGGGTCCTCTCTCATCCTTACCCTAGACCAGAACTGCTCTGTGCATTCAGGCATCCTTCTCTTTACCCTGCCCCAACTCATGGACTCAGTAGTGCTGGAGGCAGCCCTTGTTCATGCTTGGCTTGCCACAGCAGCCAGTCCAATGGACTGGCACAGAGACCTTCAGGATCAGACTTTACCTGTTCAGCCACAACCAGGACTGACTCTTTTCTCACTTTCACACCCTCGGTGCTGAGCAAAGCAACCTCAGTATCCATGGACCAGCGGGAAGAAGTACCTTTAACAAGATAA